One genomic segment of Impatiens glandulifera chromosome 6, dImpGla2.1, whole genome shotgun sequence includes these proteins:
- the LOC124943902 gene encoding LOB domain-containing protein 30-like gives MYHVKLQVLAFYNKAFLDHNHNMVIITLQSELSTLQVHVANQSPHQQQPPSSLSMSMSDYPFGGGATYDMAPLFEFDPNIGSSQQQDSWVANQQPFHDDHNTFAGAPVGGDGGEEFARELLLRCQGSAPSMPPGPN, from the exons ATGTATCATGTTAAACTACAAGTTTTGGCATTCTACAACAAGGCGTTCTTGGATCACAATCACAATATG GTGATCATAACTCTCCAATCTGAGCTTTCGACCTTGCAAGTCCATGTAGCCAATCAGTCGCCACATCAGCAACAGCCGCCGTCTTCTCTGTCCATGTCCATGTCGGACTACCCTTTTGGTGGAGGTGCCACCTATGACATGGCACCTCTCTTTGAGTTTGATCCAAATATTGGATCATCTCAACAACAGGATTCATGGGTAGCCAATCAGCAGCCGTTCCATGATGATCACAACACTTTCGCCGGAGCTCCGGTGGGCGGAGACGGTGGGGAAGAGTTTGCTAGGGAGTTACTGCTGAGGTGTCAAGGATCTGCCCCAAGCATGCCACCTGGCCCTAATtga